The Planctomycetaceae bacterium genome has a segment encoding these proteins:
- the gndA gene encoding NADP-dependent phosphogluconate dehydrogenase, giving the protein MSDGPCQVGVVGLGSMGHNFVLNLIDHDFAVAVHDRDAGAVDALLAKAGGSGRIMAARHGGELADLLRKPRIIMIFVPPGAEVDAVIAGLRPHLGKGDIVIDGGNSHFRDTERRFVELAQSGLVMLGVGFSGGVQGARWGPSIMPGGPKDAYDHVRPLLEAVAADVDGQPCAAWIGPRSAGHYVKMVHNGIEYALMQLIAECYDVLKRGLGFDNDRLVETFEQWNAGAVSSYLVETAAEIFRHRDDRTGGRLIDMILDEAGQMGTGMWTSQSTLELHVPAPSIDVSVVMRDMSFYRRRVAAAVSRIGGPQQRYRGRTERLAASLAGALEAGMILVYAQGFAAMHAASTAFEYNLELPTIARIWRGGCIIRSAMLREISEAFARDINLPDLLADEQFAQRLEGLQGDLRRIVATSAELGIAAPAFGASLAYLDSHRSDWLPANLIQAQRDYFGGHGYRRVDEEGIFYTDWVQDVIAKR; this is encoded by the coding sequence ATGAGCGACGGGCCTTGTCAGGTGGGGGTCGTGGGGCTGGGTTCCATGGGGCACAACTTCGTGCTCAATCTCATCGACCATGATTTTGCCGTGGCGGTGCATGACCGCGACGCCGGGGCCGTCGACGCGCTGCTGGCCAAGGCCGGCGGAAGCGGCCGCATCATGGCGGCGCGCCACGGCGGCGAACTGGCCGACCTGCTGCGAAAGCCCCGCATCATCATGATCTTCGTTCCCCCCGGCGCGGAAGTCGACGCGGTGATCGCCGGCCTGCGGCCGCACCTGGGCAAGGGCGACATCGTCATCGATGGCGGCAACAGCCACTTCCGCGACACCGAGCGGCGGTTCGTCGAGCTGGCCCAGAGCGGGCTTGTGATGCTGGGCGTCGGGTTCTCCGGCGGGGTGCAGGGGGCGCGGTGGGGTCCGTCGATCATGCCCGGCGGGCCCAAGGACGCATACGACCACGTGCGCCCGCTGCTGGAGGCCGTCGCGGCGGATGTGGACGGTCAGCCGTGCGCCGCGTGGATCGGTCCGCGGTCGGCGGGGCATTACGTCAAGATGGTCCACAACGGCATCGAGTACGCCCTGATGCAGTTGATCGCAGAGTGCTATGACGTCCTGAAGCGCGGCCTGGGGTTCGACAACGACCGGCTGGTCGAGACGTTTGAGCAGTGGAACGCCGGCGCGGTCAGCAGCTACCTGGTGGAGACGGCGGCCGAGATCTTCCGCCACCGGGACGATCGCACCGGCGGGCGGTTGATCGACATGATTCTCGACGAGGCCGGGCAAATGGGCACGGGGATGTGGACCTCGCAGAGCACGCTGGAACTTCACGTGCCTGCCCCGTCGATCGACGTGTCTGTCGTCATGCGCGACATGTCGTTCTATCGTCGGCGCGTCGCCGCGGCCGTCTCACGGATCGGCGGACCGCAGCAGCGGTATCGCGGCCGGACCGAGCGCCTGGCCGCAAGCCTGGCCGGCGCGCTGGAGGCGGGCATGATCCTGGTATACGCGCAAGGATTTGCGGCGATGCATGCGGCCTCGACGGCGTTCGAGTACAACCTGGAACTGCCGACGATCGCCCGCATCTGGCGGGGCGGGTGCATCATCCGCTCGGCGATGCTGCGGGAAATCAGCGAGGCTTTCGCCCGCGACATCAACCTGCCGGATCTGCTTGCCGACGAGCAGTTCGCCCAGCGCCTGGAGGGCCTCCAGGGCGACCTGCGACGCATCGTGGCCACCTCGGCTGAACTTGGCATTGCCGCCCCCGCCTTCGGCGCCAGCCTGGCGTACCTGGACAGCCATCGCAGCGACTGGCTGCCAGCCAACCTCATCCAGGCGCAGCGGGATTACTTCGGCGGCCACGGGTACCGCCGCGTGGACGAGGAGGGGATCTTCTACACCGATTGGGTGCAGGATGTTATCGCGAAGCGATGA
- a CDS encoding M48 family metalloprotease: protein MPVETFRTLIARNKRNSVVLIGVFMLFFIAVGYLIGWAWGGTDAFGITVAFGAGLIAFILTLISFYGGSSALLSMSSAREISKGDDPQLFNVVEELSLAGGVPMPRVYLIDDSAMNAFATGRDPAHAAVAITTGLREKLTREELQGVLAHELSHVRNYDIRYAMLMAVMVGVLVMLCDVFLRSLWYSGRGRRRSNSRDSGGGGAQIILLILALVLAIVAPILAKIIEMALSRQREYLADAGSVELTRNARGLQSALAKLSEDPEVLEVANRATAPLYIVHPIKHFEERSASVFDSHPPIADRIRRLQSLQ, encoded by the coding sequence ATGCCAGTTGAAACATTCAGAACGTTGATCGCCCGCAATAAGCGCAACAGCGTGGTGCTGATTGGCGTGTTCATGCTGTTCTTCATCGCGGTGGGGTACCTCATCGGCTGGGCCTGGGGCGGGACGGACGCCTTCGGGATCACGGTGGCGTTCGGCGCCGGTCTGATCGCCTTCATCCTGACGCTGATCAGCTTCTATGGCGGCTCGTCGGCGCTGCTGTCGATGAGTTCGGCCCGGGAAATTTCCAAGGGCGACGATCCGCAACTGTTCAACGTCGTCGAAGAACTGAGCCTGGCCGGCGGCGTGCCAATGCCTCGGGTCTATCTCATCGACGACAGCGCCATGAACGCCTTTGCCACCGGCCGTGACCCCGCCCATGCGGCCGTGGCTATCACCACCGGGCTGCGCGAGAAGCTCACGCGAGAGGAACTGCAGGGCGTGCTGGCCCATGAGCTCTCACACGTGCGGAATTACGACATCCGCTACGCGATGCTGATGGCCGTGATGGTCGGCGTGCTGGTGATGCTGTGCGACGTCTTCCTGCGCAGCCTCTGGTACAGCGGGCGCGGGCGGCGGCGCAGCAACAGCCGCGATAGCGGCGGGGGAGGGGCGCAGATCATCCTGCTGATCCTGGCGCTGGTGCTGGCGATTGTGGCGCCCATCCTGGCCAAGATTATCGAGATGGCCCTGTCGCGCCAGCGGGAGTACCTCGCCGACGCCGGAAGCGTCGAACTCACCCGCAATGCCCGCGGATTGCAGAGCGCCCTGGCCAAGCTTTCCGAGGACCCCGAAGTGCTCGAGGTCGCCAACCGCGCCACGGCCCCGCTGTACATCGTGCATCCGATCAAGCACTTCGAGGAACGTTCCGCAAGCGTCTTCGACAGCCACCCGCCCATCGCCGACCGCATCCGCCGCCTGCAAAGCCTGCAGTAG
- a CDS encoding Gfo/Idh/MocA family oxidoreductase has product MNVGILGFAHGHVGAYCGQWKNNPQMGITVTAGWDHDPARATGAGETFAIKICGTPQDLLARGDVDAVVIAAETNRHAELVELAAAAGKSIVLQKPMALTLDEADRIVAAVDAHAVAFTLAWQMRVDAENLKMKAMVDSGVLGRICMVRRRHGLATHTWGGFENSWHADPAANRDIWADDSSHAIDFIYWLLGMPASVTAELATLINPKVPNDNGIAVFRYAGGPLAEVGCSFTCVAGENTTEIVGEKGVIVQNFGDGPSANNPRPAGAISLKWFLQDSGQWTVSDVPGCDNQGVRIAALAAPLAEFLQGRRGPIATAAEGRDVLRIVLATYESSCTGRRVAL; this is encoded by the coding sequence ATGAACGTCGGCATTCTGGGCTTTGCGCATGGCCACGTCGGGGCGTATTGCGGGCAGTGGAAGAACAACCCGCAGATGGGCATCACCGTGACGGCCGGGTGGGACCACGACCCGGCGCGGGCGACGGGCGCGGGCGAGACCTTTGCCATCAAGATTTGCGGAACGCCACAGGACCTGCTGGCCCGCGGCGACGTCGATGCCGTCGTCATCGCGGCGGAAACCAACCGCCACGCGGAACTGGTCGAGCTGGCAGCCGCGGCGGGCAAGAGCATCGTTCTGCAGAAACCCATGGCGCTGACGCTGGATGAGGCCGACCGCATCGTCGCCGCCGTGGACGCCCACGCCGTGGCGTTCACGCTGGCCTGGCAGATGCGCGTGGACGCCGAGAACCTCAAGATGAAGGCGATGGTGGACTCGGGCGTTTTGGGGCGCATCTGCATGGTGCGGCGCCGCCACGGCCTGGCGACGCACACCTGGGGCGGGTTCGAGAACTCCTGGCACGCCGATCCGGCAGCCAATCGCGACATCTGGGCAGACGATTCCTCGCACGCGATCGACTTCATCTACTGGCTGCTGGGCATGCCCGCCAGCGTGACGGCAGAGCTTGCCACGCTGATCAATCCGAAGGTTCCTAACGACAACGGCATCGCCGTCTTTCGCTATGCGGGCGGACCGCTGGCGGAGGTCGGCTGCTCGTTCACGTGCGTGGCCGGCGAGAACACCACCGAGATCGTGGGCGAAAAGGGCGTGATCGTGCAAAACTTCGGCGACGGCCCCAGCGCCAATAATCCCCGCCCCGCCGGGGCGATCAGCCTTAAATGGTTCCTTCAGGACAGCGGTCAGTGGACCGTCTCCGACGTGCCCGGCTGCGATAACCAGGGCGTGCGGATCGCGGCGTTGGCGGCCCCGCTGGCCGAGTTTCTCCAAGGCCGCCGAGGCCCCATCGCCACCGCCGCCGAAGGGCGCGACGTGTTGCGGATCGTGCTGGCAACGTACGAGTCAAGCTGCACCGGCCGACGCGTGGCACTGTAA
- the mscL gene encoding large-conductance mechanosensitive channel protein MscL, with the protein MKWIDEFKAFALRGNVVDMAVGIIIGVAFGKIVTSLVNNVIMPPLGWITGGLDFSSYKVVLKRAATDAAGKPTAEVAISYGVFVNTVVEFIIIALAVFVMVKMVNRLWRKPPAPAPAAPPATKQELLLTEIRDILKTK; encoded by the coding sequence ATGAAATGGATCGACGAGTTCAAAGCCTTTGCCCTGCGGGGCAATGTTGTGGACATGGCCGTCGGAATCATCATCGGCGTGGCCTTTGGCAAGATCGTCACGTCCCTGGTCAACAACGTCATCATGCCGCCGCTGGGCTGGATCACGGGCGGCTTGGACTTCTCGTCTTACAAGGTCGTCCTCAAGCGAGCGGCGACCGATGCCGCCGGAAAGCCAACCGCCGAAGTGGCGATCAGCTACGGCGTGTTCGTCAATACGGTCGTGGAGTTCATCATCATCGCCCTGGCCGTCTTCGTGATGGTCAAGATGGTCAACCGCCTCTGGCGCAAGCCTCCCGCGCCCGCGCCGGCAGCGCCCCCCGCGACCAAGCAGGAACTGCTCCTGACGGAGATTCGCGACATCCTCAAGACCAAGTAG
- a CDS encoding ABC transporter ATP-binding protein: protein MPSQRAGETPATRIMIRLEDITKTYRMDSQEIRALRGVSLEIRTGEMAAIVGSSGSGKSTLMHILGCLDSPDSGSYFLADQNVAGLSKDRLAEVRNRQIGFVFQSFNLLPRLTALENVELPLLYQHASRSTRKRAQTMLERLGLGDRMGHRPSQLSGGQNQRVAIARALVTDPAILLADEPTGNLDSATSHDIMDLMTRLNTEEGRTVLIVTHESDVAEYCPRKIHLRDGQMV, encoded by the coding sequence ATGCCCTCGCAACGCGCGGGCGAGACGCCCGCGACACGAATTATGATCCGCCTGGAAGACATTACCAAGACCTACCGGATGGACTCGCAGGAGATCCGGGCCCTGCGGGGCGTCTCGCTGGAGATTCGCACCGGCGAGATGGCCGCCATCGTCGGGTCCTCCGGCAGCGGCAAGAGCACGCTGATGCACATCCTGGGCTGCCTAGACAGCCCCGACAGCGGCAGCTATTTCCTGGCCGACCAGAACGTCGCGGGTCTGTCGAAGGACCGCCTGGCAGAGGTGCGCAACCGCCAGATCGGGTTTGTGTTCCAGAGTTTCAACCTCCTGCCGCGGCTGACCGCCCTGGAGAACGTCGAGCTGCCGCTGCTGTACCAGCATGCCTCGCGCTCGACGCGGAAGCGCGCCCAGACCATGCTCGAGCGGCTTGGCCTGGGCGACCGGATGGGGCATCGGCCCAGCCAGCTCAGCGGCGGGCAGAACCAGCGCGTGGCCATCGCCCGGGCGCTGGTGACCGACCCGGCGATCTTGCTCGCCGACGAGCCGACCGGAAATCTCGACTCGGCGACCAGCCACGACATCATGGACCTGATGACGCGGCTGAACACCGAAGAAGGGCGCACCGTCCTGATCGTCACGCACGAATCGGACGTGGCGGAGTACTGCCCGCGCAAGATTCACCTGCGCGACGGGCAGATGGTGTGA
- a CDS encoding LemA family protein, whose protein sequence is MGPLLIVILAAVVLGAVMLIGLYNSLVRKRIMTQEAWSQIDVQLKRRYDLIPNLVETVKGYAAHEKNTLEAVIAARNAASSATGVAEKAQAENMLTGALRQIFALSEAYPNLKANENFQHLQEELSHTENNIAFARQHYNDSTAIYNSAVQTFPSNMVAGMFGFTIREYFELEAPAEREAPKVKF, encoded by the coding sequence ATGGGCCCGTTGCTCATTGTCATTCTGGCGGCGGTGGTGCTTGGGGCGGTCATGCTGATCGGTCTCTACAACAGCCTGGTGCGCAAGCGCATCATGACGCAGGAGGCCTGGAGCCAGATCGACGTCCAGCTCAAGCGCCGTTATGACCTGATCCCCAACCTCGTCGAGACCGTCAAGGGTTACGCCGCCCACGAGAAGAACACGCTCGAGGCCGTCATCGCCGCGCGAAACGCCGCCAGCAGCGCCACCGGCGTGGCGGAAAAGGCCCAGGCCGAGAACATGCTCACCGGCGCCCTGAGGCAGATTTTCGCCCTGTCCGAGGCGTACCCCAACCTCAAAGCCAACGAGAACTTCCAGCACCTGCAGGAAGAACTCAGCCATACCGAGAACAACATCGCCTTCGCCCGCCAGCACTACAATGACTCGACGGCGATCTACAATAGCGCCGTTCAGACGTTCCCGAGCAACATGGTGGCAGGAATGTTCGGTTTCACGATCCGGGAATATTTCGAGCTCGAAGCACCCGCCGAACGTGAAGCACCAAAAGTGAAGTTCTAG
- a CDS encoding lactate racemase domain-containing protein, whose product MFTKVFQPAASKTTDVDIPAVVARAVAALGKVGALTLLVNDPQRATDSGAILRALPEHVDPARIRILVATGSHKFPVSDQAAFERSLLDGLSVEQVQWHDGGSASLRPVAGAWRVHPWLLDERPLLAVGSVEPHYFAGFTGAHKTATIGCAAVEDITANHRHAVSPRCRPCRIDDNPVHEGIAGMLAALTELRPVQAINLVQVGRTIADAQTGSPLEALPLAAPAAMNAFCCQAPKLADAIVAQVEGPLGVSLYQADKGIKNTEWALREGGALILEAPCPKGIGQHQFTNVLKRAASYDEACAVVEKDGYRLGDHKALRLRYLTDRKYRNVRLMIVSPGLTDEDAALLGATRYACVGDALKAAGVDASRNTAYCVKDAGNVCLVVAFGEVTSTNVTNCTNGRNGIME is encoded by the coding sequence TGTTTCAACCTGCCGCTTCGAAAACCACTGATGTGGATATCCCCGCTGTCGTCGCGCGGGCAGTCGCCGCTCTGGGCAAGGTCGGCGCCCTGACGCTGCTGGTCAACGACCCCCAGCGCGCCACCGACAGCGGCGCGATCCTGCGCGCCCTGCCAGAACACGTCGATCCAGCCCGAATCCGGATCCTCGTGGCAACCGGTTCGCACAAGTTTCCAGTTTCAGACCAGGCTGCTTTTGAGCGATCGCTTCTGGACGGACTTTCAGTGGAGCAGGTGCAGTGGCACGACGGGGGCAGCGCCTCGCTGCGGCCCGTCGCCGGAGCATGGCGCGTTCATCCCTGGCTGCTCGACGAGAGGCCGCTGCTGGCTGTCGGAAGCGTCGAGCCCCACTACTTCGCCGGGTTTACCGGCGCACACAAGACCGCCACCATCGGCTGTGCCGCCGTTGAGGACATCACCGCCAATCACCGCCACGCGGTCAGCCCACGCTGCCGCCCCTGCCGCATCGACGACAATCCCGTCCACGAAGGCATCGCCGGCATGCTCGCGGCCCTGACTGAACTGAGGCCGGTGCAGGCAATCAACCTCGTGCAGGTCGGCCGCACCATCGCCGACGCCCAGACCGGCTCGCCCCTGGAGGCGCTGCCGCTGGCCGCCCCCGCCGCCATGAATGCTTTCTGTTGCCAGGCGCCCAAACTCGCCGACGCCATCGTCGCCCAGGTCGAAGGGCCCCTGGGCGTCAGCCTCTACCAGGCCGACAAGGGCATCAAGAACACCGAGTGGGCCCTGCGCGAGGGCGGGGCGTTGATTCTCGAAGCCCCCTGCCCCAAAGGCATCGGCCAGCACCAGTTCACCAACGTGCTCAAGCGCGCCGCGAGCTATGACGAGGCCTGCGCCGTCGTCGAAAAAGACGGTTATCGGCTTGGCGACCACAAGGCCCTTCGCCTGCGATACCTGACCGACAGGAAATATCGTAACGTCAGGCTGATGATCGTCTCGCCGGGCTTGACCGACGAAGACGCCGCCCTGCTGGGCGCAACGAGATACGCCTGCGTCGGCGATGCCCTGAAAGCCGCCGGCGTCGATGCGTCGCGCAATACTGCCTACTGCGTCAAAGATGCAGGAAACGTCTGTCTCGTCGTAGCGTTCGGGGAAGTTACGTCCACGAATGTCACGAATTGCACGAATGGGAGAAACGGGATAATGGAATGA
- a CDS encoding ABC transporter permease, with protein MLLTTLKISLNSLAMNKLRTALTMLGVIIGVGAVIAMLSLGSAFSNKISGQISALGTNLLFVRPGQRGGPGMGARSSVQTLTPEDAEAILSLPGVKAVSPASLNSGQVKSGNRNSNTAGITGVAPSMFSIQNYTLQGGRVFSDMEVARGARVAVIGPVTATEIFGSQDPVGRTIKIRDIGFQVIGVTRPKGSQGRMNPDDQVFIPYTTAMKQLPPARTFVQYIAVEAQTKEQLAPVMEEIGKLLRQRHRLRPDAKDDFNVENITEFLETFKTVSVVLTVFLGTVAGISLIVGGIGIMNIMLATVAERTREIGIRKALGAKDWDIMLQFLVEALVLTLGGGLAGLLLGWGLMAGIAAAVESFVALDARLQWWVVVLSIAVATAVGLVSGLYPAYRASRLDPVTALRYE; from the coding sequence ATGCTGCTGACGACGCTGAAAATCTCGTTGAACTCGCTGGCGATGAACAAGCTCCGCACCGCCTTGACGATGCTGGGGGTGATCATCGGCGTCGGGGCGGTCATCGCCATGCTCAGCCTGGGCAGCGCCTTTTCCAACAAGATCAGCGGGCAGATCAGCGCCCTGGGGACGAACCTGCTGTTCGTCAGGCCCGGCCAGCGCGGCGGGCCCGGGATGGGCGCCCGCAGCAGCGTTCAGACGCTCACCCCCGAAGACGCCGAGGCCATTCTCTCCCTTCCGGGCGTCAAGGCGGTCAGCCCCGCCTCGCTCAACAGCGGGCAGGTGAAGTCCGGAAATCGAAACTCCAATACCGCGGGCATCACCGGCGTGGCGCCGTCGATGTTCTCCATCCAGAACTACACCCTCCAGGGCGGACGCGTCTTCAGCGACATGGAGGTCGCGCGCGGCGCCCGCGTGGCCGTCATCGGCCCCGTTACCGCCACGGAGATCTTCGGAAGCCAGGACCCCGTCGGCCGCACGATCAAGATTCGCGACATCGGGTTCCAGGTCATCGGCGTGACGCGCCCCAAGGGCTCCCAGGGGCGCATGAATCCCGACGACCAGGTTTTCATCCCGTACACGACGGCGATGAAGCAACTGCCCCCCGCCCGCACGTTCGTGCAGTACATCGCCGTCGAGGCCCAGACCAAGGAACAGCTCGCGCCGGTGATGGAAGAGATCGGCAAGCTCCTGCGCCAGCGCCACCGTCTGCGCCCCGACGCCAAAGACGACTTCAACGTCGAGAACATCACCGAGTTCCTCGAAACGTTCAAGACCGTCAGCGTGGTCCTGACGGTGTTCCTGGGCACGGTGGCGGGCATCAGCCTCATCGTCGGCGGCATCGGCATCATGAACATCATGCTCGCTACCGTCGCCGAGCGCACGCGCGAGATCGGCATCCGCAAGGCCCTGGGCGCCAAGGACTGGGACATCATGCTCCAGTTCCTCGTCGAGGCGCTGGTGCTGACCCTCGGCGGCGGGCTGGCGGGCCTGCTGCTGGGCTGGGGGCTGATGGCCGGAATCGCAGCAGCGGTCGAATCGTTCGTCGCCCTCGACGCCAGACTGCAGTGGTGGGTGGTGGTGCTGTCGATCGCCGTCGCGACGGCCGTCGGGCTCGTCAGCGGCCTCTACCCCGCCTACCGCGCCAGCCGGCTCGATCCGGTGACCGCTCTCCGCTATGAATAG
- a CDS encoding phytase, which translates to MTARRVITGSLLIAIMSLALMAQSPPPAPVTQPAAASGPVKPLMTLKGDGVFDQDDMCFWRDAKDASKSLIITSDKYANKVFVYDMEGKLLQSIDAPFPGNIDSRTGFPLGGQKVDIIVHNQRQNKNFKLRVYKVDPDKRQLVRIDDENINTGDNYGGTLYHSRKSGKFYFFTTSKKSTVEQHELFDDGKGKVTHKHVRNLRAGFAEGAVADDANGTLFVANERQGIFYYDAEPDGAKDIKVAAKTGVNGLKPDVEGLTIYPTSETEGYLIASSQGSNTFNVFDRKPPYAYVGTFSVAGVTETDGIDCIAGDMGPRFPKGIFICHTGRDRKICPNVLASWADVLKALGK; encoded by the coding sequence ATGACCGCCAGACGCGTAATCACCGGTTCGTTGTTGATCGCCATTATGTCCCTTGCGCTGATGGCCCAGAGTCCGCCGCCGGCCCCAGTCACGCAGCCCGCCGCGGCCAGCGGGCCGGTCAAGCCGCTGATGACGCTCAAGGGCGACGGCGTGTTCGACCAGGACGACATGTGCTTCTGGCGCGACGCGAAAGACGCGAGCAAGAGCCTGATCATCACATCCGACAAGTACGCCAATAAGGTGTTCGTGTACGACATGGAGGGCAAGCTCCTGCAGTCGATCGACGCGCCGTTCCCGGGCAATATCGACTCGCGGACAGGTTTCCCCCTGGGGGGCCAGAAGGTCGATATCATCGTACACAATCAGCGGCAGAACAAAAACTTCAAGCTGCGCGTCTATAAGGTCGACCCGGACAAACGCCAGCTCGTCCGCATCGACGACGAAAACATCAACACCGGCGACAACTACGGCGGCACGCTCTATCACAGCCGCAAGAGCGGCAAGTTCTACTTCTTCACCACCTCCAAAAAGAGCACTGTCGAGCAGCACGAGCTCTTCGATGACGGCAAGGGCAAGGTCACGCATAAGCACGTGCGCAACCTGCGGGCGGGCTTTGCCGAAGGCGCCGTGGCCGACGACGCCAACGGCACGCTCTTCGTCGCCAACGAACGCCAGGGCATCTTCTACTATGACGCCGAGCCCGACGGCGCCAAGGATATCAAGGTGGCCGCCAAGACCGGCGTCAACGGTCTCAAGCCGGATGTCGAAGGTTTGACGATATACCCCACCAGCGAGACCGAGGGTTATCTCATCGCCTCCAGCCAGGGCAGCAACACGTTCAACGTGTTCGACCGCAAGCCGCCGTACGCGTACGTGGGCACATTTTCCGTCGCCGGCGTGACAGAGACCGACGGGATCGACTGCATCGCCGGCGACATGGGCCCGCGGTTCCCCAAGGGCATCTTCATCTGTCATACCGGACGCGATCGGAAGATCTGCCCCAACGTCCTGGCATCGTGGGCTGACGTGCTCAAAGCGCTGGGCAAGTAA
- a CDS encoding sigma-54 dependent transcriptional regulator: MRELDAKANILIVEDEEAHAEAMQEGLERVGHTCTVANDGATAIAKLGNRTFDIVLTDLMLGEGPDGLAVLDAVNRTSPHSKVILVTAHSSVDTCRSALQQGAFDYIEKPVNLDDLRAVVARAAEVTAQRRVIADLRQQLDEKFALDNIIGNSREILGILNMLARVAPSDLPVLLLGESGTGKELLAHAIHQNSPRHDERFVAINCAGLSETLLEDELFGHVKGAYTGAEGEREGRFEHADGGTLFLDEIGDMPPAMQAKLLRVLENGEVIRVGSNEPIRVNVRIVSATNSDLAQRVAAKEFRDDLYFRIKGATIEIPPLRQRREDIPILIDHFIERANKSHGKKIKGVASDARRLLMAYPWPGNVRQLRNVIENMVVLATGDRLGIDDLPDEIYRRGGDTGSAQLGSLAGISLEEAEKELIRNTLKMVQGNREQAAKILGIGERTLYRKIKEYGIAE, encoded by the coding sequence ATGCGAGAACTGGACGCCAAAGCGAACATCCTGATTGTCGAGGATGAGGAAGCCCATGCCGAGGCCATGCAGGAAGGGCTCGAGCGGGTGGGGCATACCTGCACCGTCGCCAACGACGGCGCGACGGCTATCGCCAAGCTGGGCAACCGCACGTTCGACATTGTTCTAACGGACCTGATGCTGGGAGAGGGACCGGACGGCCTGGCTGTGCTCGACGCCGTCAACCGCACCTCGCCGCATTCGAAGGTCATCCTGGTGACCGCGCACTCCTCGGTCGACACCTGCCGCTCAGCCCTGCAGCAAGGGGCGTTCGACTACATCGAGAAGCCCGTCAACCTGGACGATCTTCGGGCGGTGGTCGCCCGGGCGGCCGAGGTCACCGCCCAGCGGCGCGTGATCGCCGATCTTCGCCAGCAGCTCGATGAGAAGTTCGCCCTGGACAACATCATCGGCAATTCCCGCGAGATCCTGGGCATTCTCAACATGTTGGCTCGCGTGGCGCCGTCGGACCTTCCGGTGCTGCTGCTGGGTGAGAGCGGCACAGGCAAGGAGCTGCTGGCCCACGCGATTCACCAGAACTCGCCGCGCCACGACGAGCGGTTCGTGGCCATCAACTGCGCCGGCCTGAGCGAGACGCTGCTGGAGGATGAGCTGTTCGGGCACGTCAAGGGCGCCTACACGGGCGCCGAGGGCGAGCGCGAGGGGCGCTTCGAGCACGCCGACGGCGGCACGCTGTTCCTGGACGAGATCGGCGACATGCCCCCGGCGATGCAGGCCAAGCTGCTGCGCGTGCTGGAAAACGGCGAGGTCATCCGCGTCGGTTCCAACGAGCCCATCCGCGTCAACGTGCGGATCGTCAGCGCCACCAACTCCGACCTGGCGCAGCGCGTGGCGGCCAAGGAATTTCGCGACGACCTGTACTTCCGCATCAAGGGCGCGACAATCGAGATTCCCCCGCTGCGCCAGCGGCGCGAAGACATCCCGATCTTGATCGACCACTTCATCGAGCGCGCCAACAAGTCGCACGGCAAGAAGATCAAGGGCGTCGCTTCGGACGCGCGGCGGCTGTTGATGGCGTACCCCTGGCCGGGCAACGTGCGGCAGTTGCGCAACGTCATCGAGAACATGGTCGTGCTGGCCACGGGCGACCGCCTGGGCATCGACGACCTGCCCGACGAGATCTACCGCCGCGGCGGCGACACCGGCTCGGCGCAACTGGGCTCGCTGGCGGGAATCAGCCTCGAAGAGGCGGAAAAGGAACTCATCCGCAACACGCTGAAAATGGTCCAGGGCAACCGCGAGCAGGCTGCCAAAATCCTGGGCATTGGCGAACGCACGCTCTACCGCAAGATCAAGGAATACGGGATCGCCGAGTAA